A region of the Deltaproteobacteria bacterium genome:
TTTAGGGTAATAGCGCCTGCGATTGAGGATGAGCCGGGATTCAAACACATATTGAACAGTAAAAAACCGTATCAATACGCTATTAAAATCGCAAAGATAAAGGCACAATCGATAGGCTCATGGCTAAAGGATGATGCCATAATAATATCGGCAGATACTATAGTCGTAATGCAAAACAGAATTATAGGAAAGCCAAAAAACAAAAATGATGCAAAAAGGATTCTTAGACTGTTAAACGGTAAAACCCACAGTGTAATTACCGGTGTGTGCATTTTAAAAACACCGCAGATGCATTTACGTTGTTTTCATGTAAGTACAAAAGTAAAGATGGCAAAATTAACCGATAAGGAGATCGGGTGGTACGTGAAAACACGAGAGCCGATGGATAAAGCAGGTGCCTATGGAATACAGGGTATAGGCGGTTTGTTTGTTGAAAAGATAAACGGCTCGTATACAAATGTCGTAGGTTTTCCGACTGCTGAGTTGCTAAAGGCACTTAAGAAATTATAAAACGGTCGTTTAATTCAAAAATGCATTTTTTGAGGCAATAATTTTTTATCAAAGAAGCCCCACTGCGCAAGCACCGGCGTATCTGTTATACCAAAGTGCATAGGCATACATTATCTGGATTACCGCTTTCTTGAGAATGACAGCATAGACGCTCTACATCAGCGTAAATGTCGTGGAAACCTTTTGATTATAATCAGTAAGCAATGCGGTTCCTTCCCTGTATCTTTGCTTTGTATAGTTTTTGATCTGCGATCTTAATCAACGACAATGTATCTTTTACCTCAATGAACTCATTGCATGCTACGCCTATGCTTACCGTAATGTTTATAGCTAAATCCTCATAAGTTAACGTAGAAGACGCAATGATGGTTCTTAACCTTTCAAAAACCGATGCAGCATGGGATAAATTAAATTTATCAAGTATTACCAAAAACTCTTCTCCTCCAAATCTGCCGATATTATCGATCGGACGAAGATGTTTGCGGAATAGATTTGAGATATATCTTAACGCTGTATCCCCTGCGATGTGTCCGTAAGTATCATTAATATTTTTAAAATGGTCGATATCAATTATTGCTATGCTAACGTACGTGTTTAAAATTAAAGCCTGGTTTACAGCTATATCCAATAAATGGGTTATATACCCTTTGTTGTATAAGCCTGTTAATTGATCTATCCTTGCATCATTAATAATGCGTTTAATAAAATCGGAATCATACACCGGCATAAAGGATAGACAAATTGTCCCAATTGTGATAACATCACCTTCTTTCAAATTTGCCGCATCAATTTTTTTCCCGTTTACATAAGTTCCGTTACTGCTTTTTAAATCCTTTATAGAAATATTATTATCATTTAAAATGATTACAGAATGTGCCCGTGAAACCAAAAGAGAATTTAACCTTATATCAACGTCTGCCCCTCTCCCGATAATATTTTCACCCTTTTTTACCTTAAACACGTCTCCTATCTGTTCACCCTCAACAACAATAAGGGATGGAATATTCTCATGCGCAGCTCCGATTTGTTCTATTTTTATTAAAGATGTTTTATCTTCAGAAAACATAAAATAATACTAACTAATATCGTAAAACAATCAACTAATTTGTTTAAAAATTGTTAGTAAGTTAGTTTAAATGCCATGCCTGCTCTGTTATAATACAGCTAAAAGATGGTTTGCTTAAATAATAGGCACTAAATCTTATTGATCTGATTTAATTATTGTAGTTTTTAATAAACTGGTTTAATCAAACTCAATATGGAAAAGGTAAAAAAGATGATATCACATGCAGAACTGCTAAGCATAGCTGAGAAAGCAGCAAAGGTTGCCGGGGATATTATTAGAAAAAGGATCAGCGGTTACAAAGAGGTATCCTACAAAGGTGTTGTTGATCTCGTAACGGACGTTGATAAATTATCTGAACGAAAGATCATCAGAGTAATTAATAAATACTTCCCCGAACATTCCATTCTTACAGAAGAAATGGGCAGCATATCAAGAAAGAGTGATTATAAGTGGATTATAGATCCAATAGATGGTACGACCAATTTTTTTCATGCGTACCCTTTTGTATCAGTTTCAATAGCTGTTGAGCATAAAGGCAAGATCATCACCGGTG
Encoded here:
- a CDS encoding Maf family protein; protein product: MKPIINLTDIILASASPRREALLKGMGLKFRVIAPAIEDEPGFKHILNSKKPYQYAIKIAKIKAQSIGSWLKDDAIIISADTIVVMQNRIIGKPKNKNDAKRILRLLNGKTHSVITGVCILKTPQMHLRCFHVSTKVKMAKLTDKEIGWYVKTREPMDKAGAYGIQGIGGLFVEKINGSYTNVVGFPTAELLKALKKL
- a CDS encoding GGDEF domain-containing protein, which encodes MFSEDKTSLIKIEQIGAAHENIPSLIVVEGEQIGDVFKVKKGENIIGRGADVDIRLNSLLVSRAHSVIILNDNNISIKDLKSSNGTYVNGKKIDAANLKEGDVITIGTICLSFMPVYDSDFIKRIINDARIDQLTGLYNKGYITHLLDIAVNQALILNTYVSIAIIDIDHFKNINDTYGHIAGDTALRYISNLFRKHLRPIDNIGRFGGEEFLVILDKFNLSHAASVFERLRTIIASSTLTYEDLAINITVSIGVACNEFIEVKDTLSLIKIADQKLYKAKIQGRNRIAY